From Synergistaceae bacterium, one genomic window encodes:
- a CDS encoding AMP-binding protein: protein MPITDLLERNAKLYGDEVALVEINPEQEEPIRITWKEYALIQPTSSKPYRRDITWEVFDEKANRVANMLLSRGIKKGQKVAILLMNCLEWLPIYFGILKTGAIAVPLNFRYSSEEIEYCVNLADVDVLFFGPEFIGRVENTVLALGDKCLLFFVGDNCPSFAESYNNAVNNCSSSAPKILVEDTDEAAIYFSSGTTGFPKAILHNHTALLQSARMEAKHHLTTHDDVFLCIPPLYHTGAKMHWFGSLYTGSRAVILKGTSPKAILDVVSWEGCTIVWLLVPWAQDILTALDRGDIKLEGRHLSQWRLMHIGAQPVPPALIKHWLDYFPDHKYDTNYGLSESTGPGCVHLGLENIHKVGAIGVPGYGWELKIVDNNGNPVKQGETGELCVKGPGVMLCYYHNPGATHESIRDGWLFTGDMAMMDSDGFVWLVDRKKDVVIMGGENIYPVQIENFLAGHPKVHDVAVIGLPEPRLGEIPAAIIQVKKGMKCTAEEIDRFCLGLPRYKRPRKIIFADVPRNPTGKIEKPKLREMYAHGSSFPEAE from the coding sequence ATGCCCATCACTGATTTGCTCGAACGCAACGCAAAACTTTACGGGGATGAAGTCGCTCTCGTCGAGATTAACCCCGAGCAGGAAGAACCCATACGTATTACATGGAAAGAATACGCGCTGATTCAGCCGACATCCTCAAAACCTTACAGGCGCGACATAACTTGGGAAGTCTTTGACGAGAAAGCTAACCGTGTCGCAAATATGCTACTTTCGCGCGGCATCAAGAAGGGGCAGAAGGTAGCAATCCTCCTCATGAACTGCCTCGAATGGCTGCCTATATACTTCGGGATTCTCAAGACCGGCGCAATAGCTGTCCCTCTGAACTTCCGCTATTCCTCAGAAGAGATAGAGTACTGCGTGAACTTGGCCGATGTTGATGTGCTGTTCTTCGGCCCGGAGTTCATCGGCAGGGTTGAAAACACCGTGCTGGCTCTCGGGGACAAGTGCCTGCTGTTCTTCGTCGGGGATAACTGCCCGTCGTTCGCGGAGAGCTACAACAACGCTGTGAACAACTGCTCCTCGAGCGCGCCGAAGATTCTCGTTGAGGACACTGACGAGGCGGCTATATACTTCTCTTCCGGCACAACAGGCTTCCCGAAGGCGATACTCCATAACCACACTGCACTTCTTCAGTCAGCACGGATGGAGGCCAAGCACCACCTTACGACTCATGATGATGTGTTCCTGTGCATTCCTCCGCTCTACCACACAGGCGCAAAAATGCACTGGTTCGGCTCTCTCTACACCGGCAGCCGCGCAGTAATCCTCAAAGGCACATCACCGAAGGCGATTCTTGACGTTGTGTCGTGGGAAGGCTGTACGATTGTGTGGCTGTTAGTTCCGTGGGCACAGGACATACTTACCGCGCTCGACAGAGGAGACATCAAACTTGAGGGGCGGCATCTCTCGCAGTGGCGGTTAATGCACATCGGTGCTCAGCCTGTACCTCCAGCACTCATCAAGCACTGGCTGGACTACTTCCCTGACCACAAGTACGACACGAATTACGGCCTCTCGGAGTCAACCGGGCCGGGCTGTGTTCATCTTGGCCTCGAGAACATTCACAAGGTCGGAGCAATCGGCGTGCCGGGCTACGGCTGGGAGCTGAAGATTGTCGACAACAACGGAAACCCAGTAAAGCAGGGAGAAACCGGCGAACTCTGCGTGAAGGGGCCGGGCGTAATGCTGTGCTACTACCACAATCCCGGCGCGACGCACGAGAGCATTCGGGACGGCTGGCTTTTCACTGGAGATATGGCGATGATGGATTCGGACGGCTTTGTGTGGCTCGTTGACCGCAAGAAGGACGTGGTCATTATGGGCGGAGAGAACATTTACCCCGTGCAGATTGAGAACTTCTTGGCGGGACACCCGAAGGTTCATGATGTTGCTGTTATCGGTCTTCCTGAACCGAGACTCGGCGAAATTCCAGCGGCAATAATTCAGGTGAAGAAGGGCATGAAGTGCACAGCCGAAGAGATAGACAGATTCTGTCTCGGCCTTCCGCGCTACAAGAGGCCGCGCAAAATCATTTTCGCTGATGTTCCGCGCAACCCGACCGGCAAAATCGAGAAGCCGAAGCTCCGCGAAATGTACGCGCACGGAAGCAGCTTTCCTGAGGCCGAATAA
- a CDS encoding MBL fold metallo-hydrolase gives MYELIHVKGQSYYIQSPAKIGLVKLEGNNVCLIDSGSDKEAGRKVRQILDANGWTLTAIYNTHSNADHIGGNKYLHAQTGCRIYAPDAECAFTRHPVLEPSFLYGGFPVKELRHKFLMAQESPAEYLTPEVMPEGWEVIPLPGHFFSMAGFRTPDNVVYLADCLSSAETLAKYQITFLYDVEAYISTLEMVKTMKADVFVPSHAPVTENIAELAQLNIDKANEVADTIAEICRTPLNFEAVLQRLSAELNLTMTFEQYALVGSTVRSYLSWMKESGRLRAYFADNLLLWEAV, from the coding sequence ATGTACGAGCTGATTCACGTTAAGGGGCAGAGCTATTACATACAGAGCCCCGCAAAAATCGGGCTCGTGAAGCTGGAAGGTAATAATGTCTGCCTCATCGACAGCGGGAGCGATAAGGAAGCGGGGAGAAAAGTACGGCAGATTCTCGACGCTAACGGCTGGACTCTGACGGCAATCTACAACACTCACTCGAACGCTGACCACATCGGCGGCAACAAGTACCTTCACGCTCAGACGGGGTGCAGGATTTACGCTCCTGATGCTGAGTGCGCGTTCACGCGTCATCCCGTACTTGAGCCGTCGTTCTTGTACGGTGGCTTCCCGGTGAAGGAACTGCGGCACAAGTTCCTGATGGCTCAGGAGAGTCCCGCCGAGTACCTCACGCCTGAAGTTATGCCCGAAGGATGGGAGGTTATTCCTCTGCCCGGACACTTCTTCAGTATGGCGGGTTTTCGGACTCCTGATAACGTTGTGTATCTTGCGGACTGCCTGTCGAGTGCCGAAACGCTGGCCAAGTACCAGATAACTTTCCTCTATGATGTTGAAGCATACATCTCTACGCTGGAGATGGTGAAGACGATGAAGGCTGATGTGTTCGTGCCCTCACATGCGCCGGTAACAGAGAACATTGCGGAGCTCGCACAGCTCAACATCGACAAGGCTAACGAGGTCGCAGACACGATAGCGGAAATCTGCCGTACTCCTCTGAACTTTGAGGCGGTGCTTCAGAGGCTGTCTGCTGAGCTGAACCTCACGATGACGTTCGAACAATACGCGCTTGTAGGAAGCACGGTGCGTTCTTACCTGTCGTGGATGAAGGAGAGCGGAAGGCTGAGGGCGTATTTTGCGGATAACCTGTTACTGTGGGAGGCAGTGTGA
- a CDS encoding acyltransferase, which yields MGHIGFGGEFDHFIHAFHMPMFFIVSGMFFEPSYKRFCGTSANPCSSFLKRKAQTLLIPYVCFGSLHYALWALRHWRTVNYLSPLLHLMSVNTYALPYAGALWFLTALFLTEAAYCIIFRCVRSEYIRHAVIILLTLAGHAAYYFCPVTLPFAGGAALVGLGLYHIGAMLRQHSRLFTLSLGKTLALGTVTGALIFLNGYVNVRIGVYGFVPLFYVNVLLSCIVGMSLAEILHRTFQGTLIDGCLQSVGKNSIVYLCLNQIVILAAFKLSGRVFGNAEAHGKLMLLAEHCGVLAVSMVALMFISVIFSRTALKAALGKSSSPRCLKFAVCSALAVLLLTSAGVNFAGHYRLKASYADVHLPDWSRIDTSPLQDKGTLREIIALSTKYLLVTRWNEPHWYAFSQNSNTSAPLGLSAAARRNVLRSAESFRNWRDNDYLYVANTLEECPDVVPGESALRGWAHTCFILSSVLRFNIYEEGITGIPKDDAVKMVCKLTATLARNHCSNSHGGWGRLWQSALWAENIAFAGWLMWNDLSEQDRAFVLNMLVYEADRFIGYEVPYYRDSEGRVISPDDTKAEENAWNSRILALAACMLPEHEHCRLWEAKLAELLLSSTAVPEDTSSERSIDGVKVGDVLHGSNINSDGTVMNHGLYHIDYMTTTIEGMTGTAIIYALAGRKVPESAFFNHDIIYSALVNLDLGTYDSSKAGHHFYGRTEDGMPAPELDMPGVNDWGGKWFTSCYLADTEAEIFGLDKDCPEGLKASDWADVHLKEVMLMVSRNTTGKIFGEGENYFVSGETYAMQNLCKAYLLRVYNRQRKED from the coding sequence ATGGGTCATATAGGATTCGGAGGAGAGTTTGACCACTTCATCCACGCTTTCCACATGCCCATGTTCTTCATCGTGTCGGGAATGTTCTTCGAGCCCTCGTACAAACGTTTCTGCGGCACATCAGCGAATCCCTGTTCTTCCTTCCTGAAACGCAAAGCACAGACACTGCTTATCCCGTATGTATGCTTCGGAAGCCTTCATTATGCTCTGTGGGCTCTAAGGCACTGGCGAACCGTAAACTATCTTTCTCCGCTGCTGCACTTGATGTCCGTCAACACTTACGCACTGCCTTATGCGGGCGCGCTCTGGTTTCTGACCGCCTTATTCCTCACCGAAGCCGCGTACTGCATAATCTTCCGCTGTGTGCGAAGTGAATACATCAGGCACGCAGTCATCATCCTTCTTACTCTGGCAGGACATGCCGCGTATTACTTCTGCCCCGTAACTCTGCCTTTTGCCGGAGGAGCTGCCCTAGTCGGTCTCGGACTGTACCACATCGGGGCAATGCTCAGGCAGCACAGCAGACTTTTCACGCTGTCTCTGGGAAAAACGCTGGCACTGGGAACAGTTACAGGAGCATTAATTTTCCTCAACGGTTACGTGAACGTGAGGATAGGCGTTTACGGATTTGTTCCGCTGTTCTACGTCAATGTTCTGCTGTCGTGCATTGTCGGGATGAGCCTAGCTGAGATACTGCACAGAACTTTTCAGGGCACATTGATTGACGGCTGCCTTCAGAGCGTAGGGAAAAACTCCATCGTGTACTTGTGCCTGAATCAGATCGTTATTCTTGCGGCGTTCAAGCTCTCAGGAAGAGTATTCGGGAATGCTGAGGCTCACGGAAAGCTGATGCTTCTGGCTGAACATTGCGGAGTGCTGGCTGTCTCGATGGTTGCGCTGATGTTCATCAGTGTGATTTTCTCGCGCACTGCGCTGAAGGCGGCTCTCGGCAAATCATCAAGCCCGCGCTGTCTCAAGTTTGCGGTGTGTTCTGCGCTTGCGGTGCTGCTTCTCACATCTGCAGGAGTGAACTTCGCGGGGCATTATCGGTTGAAGGCTTCATATGCGGATGTACACCTGCCGGACTGGAGCAGGATTGACACCTCACCTCTGCAGGATAAAGGTACGCTCAGAGAAATTATCGCGCTCAGCACCAAGTACCTTCTTGTTACGCGGTGGAACGAGCCGCACTGGTATGCATTCTCGCAGAACAGCAACACGAGTGCTCCGCTCGGACTGTCAGCCGCCGCAAGAAGAAATGTTTTGCGGAGCGCAGAGTCCTTCAGGAACTGGCGGGACAACGACTATCTCTATGTTGCCAACACTCTTGAAGAATGCCCGGACGTAGTGCCCGGAGAAAGTGCCTTGAGGGGTTGGGCACACACATGCTTTATCCTGTCCTCAGTGCTCAGATTCAACATTTACGAGGAAGGGATTACGGGAATCCCGAAAGATGACGCTGTGAAGATGGTCTGCAAGCTGACCGCCACTCTCGCACGTAATCACTGCTCTAACTCTCACGGCGGCTGGGGCAGACTCTGGCAGAGCGCGCTGTGGGCAGAGAACATAGCTTTTGCGGGCTGGCTTATGTGGAATGACCTCTCGGAGCAGGACCGAGCTTTCGTCTTGAACATGCTGGTTTACGAGGCAGACAGGTTTATAGGCTATGAAGTTCCGTATTACAGAGACAGTGAAGGCCGCGTGATTTCCCCTGACGACACAAAAGCCGAAGAGAACGCGTGGAACTCGCGGATACTGGCATTAGCTGCGTGTATGCTGCCGGAGCACGAGCACTGCAGGCTGTGGGAGGCGAAACTTGCTGAGCTCCTGCTGTCCTCGACCGCCGTCCCTGAAGATACGTCATCAGAAAGAAGCATTGACGGCGTGAAAGTCGGGGATGTCCTGCACGGCTCTAACATAAATTCAGACGGTACTGTAATGAATCACGGGCTGTACCACATAGACTACATGACCACTACGATAGAGGGCATGACCGGCACAGCGATAATTTACGCGCTCGCAGGCCGTAAAGTCCCGGAGTCCGCATTCTTCAACCATGACATTATTTATTCTGCGCTGGTCAATCTCGACTTGGGCACATATGACAGCAGCAAAGCTGGACATCATTTTTACGGCAGGACAGAGGACGGGATGCCCGCACCTGAACTTGACATGCCCGGCGTTAATGACTGGGGCGGAAAGTGGTTCACGAGCTGTTACCTGGCTGATACTGAGGCAGAAATTTTCGGGCTGGACAAAGACTGTCCCGAAGGCCTGAAGGCTTCAGACTGGGCAGATGTTCACCTCAAAGAAGTAATGCTTATGGTCAGCAGAAACACGACGGGTAAGATTTTCGGTGAAGGCGAAAATTACTTTGTTTCCGGCGAGACATACGCAATGCAGAACCTGTGCAAGGCGTATCTTCTGCGGGTATATAATCGTCAGCGCAAGGAGGACTGA
- a CDS encoding prolipoprotein diacylglyceryl transferase: MYPTLFTIGSVRIDTYSVVWFIALSLAILWSIRRLELYRLDEDDSRRVMAVSFLFMLLGARSYEYIAHWKTYLEHPSYFLDLNRGGLHEFGAVAGAFVSAWVMCLLSRGKISFLKLCDVAVIPAFLAIAVGRWGCFLNGCCLGRVTDFFGAVHFPRDRAGVFRHPVQVYYSVISAAIIVVLLLVERRLMKKERYYSVIAPLGMLLYSLMRIAVTFVRDPQPLSWLVKYSWTYRWIVTLLPLICLWLAYSLLRLNAENSHKPNKP; this comes from the coding sequence ATGTACCCTACTCTGTTCACCATCGGCAGCGTCCGCATCGACACATACAGCGTAGTGTGGTTCATCGCCCTTAGCCTCGCGATACTCTGGAGCATCCGCAGGCTCGAACTCTACCGCCTCGACGAGGACGACTCCCGCAGGGTCATGGCTGTGTCGTTCCTGTTCATGCTTCTCGGCGCAAGGTCATACGAATATATAGCGCACTGGAAGACCTACCTCGAGCACCCTTCGTACTTCCTTGACCTCAACAGAGGAGGGCTTCACGAGTTCGGAGCAGTCGCCGGAGCGTTCGTGTCCGCGTGGGTGATGTGCCTGCTCTCGCGCGGAAAAATCTCCTTCCTTAAGCTTTGTGATGTAGCTGTAATCCCCGCGTTCCTCGCTATTGCCGTTGGACGCTGGGGCTGCTTCCTCAACGGCTGCTGTCTCGGACGCGTTACGGACTTCTTCGGGGCTGTGCATTTCCCGAGAGACAGGGCAGGAGTCTTCCGCCACCCCGTGCAGGTGTACTACTCTGTCATTTCCGCCGCAATAATCGTCGTTCTGCTTCTCGTAGAACGCAGGCTCATGAAGAAGGAACGCTACTACTCCGTGATTGCGCCTCTGGGAATGCTCCTCTACTCCCTCATGAGGATAGCCGTAACCTTCGTGCGCGACCCTCAGCCTCTCTCGTGGCTCGTGAAATATTCGTGGACGTACAGATGGATAGTTACACTGCTTCCGCTGATATGCTTATGGCTCGCGTATAGTTTACTTAGGTTAAACGCAGAAAATTCACATAAGCCAAACAAGCCATGA
- a CDS encoding Do family serine endopeptidase, translating to MLRSRKFLALSLALALILSLYGSAWAAFPKQNNPIVPIVKTASVAVVNIDVEKTAKRSVSPFPFDDDPFFKRFFGDAFKDFTRSVPMKGRGSGFIVTKDGQILTNNHVVDGVDKITVSLQLVDGSKKTYPAKIVGSDPTYDLAVIKIEPDGDLPVLELGDSDATEVGEYVVAIGNPYGFEHSITVGVISAKNRSIHAQDVNFDDFIQTDAAINPGNSGGPLIDMDGKVIGINTAIIPYAQGLGFAVPVNKAKEIMGDLVSYGRARRGWLGVSVRDITPQMARAYGVKGTNGAMINDVFKDDPADKAGIKRGDVVVKLNGDDIKDASAFVQKIRTIAPGSTAKLQIVRKGRTMDFSVKLGERPATADGRPEPGGDIKAPETSGSEALKDFGIDRVVPVNEALRRQYKIDAGSEGLVIVEVDKDSPAYYEEGVREGDLIVELNGHEVRTSEDLVKAVGSDDSVVLMIEREGSTYFLQVDRTKK from the coding sequence ATTTTGAGAAGCAGAAAGTTTTTAGCGTTATCTCTTGCGCTTGCACTGATACTCTCGCTTTATGGGAGTGCATGGGCGGCGTTCCCAAAGCAGAACAACCCCATAGTTCCCATCGTGAAGACTGCATCTGTCGCGGTCGTGAACATCGACGTTGAGAAGACAGCAAAACGTTCGGTGTCGCCTTTCCCGTTCGACGATGATCCGTTCTTCAAGAGATTCTTTGGGGATGCGTTCAAGGATTTCACGCGTTCAGTCCCCATGAAGGGCAGAGGCTCGGGCTTCATCGTAACGAAGGACGGCCAGATACTCACAAACAACCACGTAGTTGACGGCGTGGACAAGATAACGGTGTCGCTCCAGCTTGTTGACGGCAGCAAGAAGACTTACCCCGCAAAAATCGTGGGCAGTGATCCGACGTATGACCTCGCAGTCATCAAGATTGAGCCGGACGGAGACCTTCCCGTTCTCGAGCTCGGGGACTCCGACGCAACGGAAGTCGGTGAATACGTCGTCGCTATCGGCAACCCTTACGGCTTTGAGCACTCAATAACTGTGGGAGTGATTTCGGCCAAGAACAGGAGCATTCACGCGCAGGACGTGAACTTCGACGACTTCATCCAGACCGACGCGGCAATCAACCCCGGCAACTCCGGCGGTCCGTTAATCGACATGGACGGAAAAGTCATCGGCATCAACACTGCGATTATCCCCTACGCTCAGGGCTTGGGCTTCGCTGTTCCCGTCAACAAGGCGAAGGAGATCATGGGCGACCTCGTGTCGTACGGCAGGGCACGCCGCGGCTGGCTCGGAGTCAGCGTGAGGGACATCACCCCGCAGATGGCACGGGCTTACGGCGTTAAGGGCACGAACGGCGCAATGATTAACGACGTGTTCAAGGACGACCCTGCGGACAAGGCGGGCATAAAGCGCGGAGACGTTGTTGTGAAGCTGAACGGCGATGACATCAAGGACGCAAGTGCGTTTGTGCAGAAGATCAGGACAATCGCTCCCGGCTCGACGGCGAAACTGCAGATTGTGCGCAAGGGCAGGACAATGGACTTCAGCGTGAAGCTAGGTGAACGCCCCGCCACTGCGGACGGCAGGCCTGAGCCCGGCGGCGACATAAAAGCCCCCGAGACTTCCGGCAGCGAGGCACTCAAGGACTTCGGGATTGACCGCGTTGTGCCGGTGAATGAAGCACTCCGCAGGCAGTACAAGATTGATGCAGGCAGTGAAGGCCTCGTCATCGTTGAGGTGGACAAGGACTCGCCAGCGTACTACGAGGAAGGCGTACGTGAGGGCGACCTCATCGTCGAGCTCAACGGCCATGAAGTCAGAACGTCAGAAGACCTCGTGAAGGCAGTCGGCAGTGATGATTCTGTTGTGCTCATGATTGAACGTGAAGGGTCAACGTATTTCCTGCAGGTCGACAGAACTAAGAAGTAA
- a CDS encoding alanine:cation symporter family protein gives MQELINFLDQLDSFLYYPVLVVVLTVAGVYFSFRTKFAQIRLCFESVRITGERPSDTNAISSFGALMVSTASRVGTGNIIGVSTAICLGGPGAVFWMWVLAILGGASALIESTLAQIYKHKDEKTGHSYGGPAYYIEALIHSRFVAVLFSVFLIATYAFGFNALASYNLQSTFSVYSFYNPETTPLIIGFVIALAVGWCLFGGAKRIADVSGVIVPFMGVVYVLTSIAIIFMHVEALPAVLKVIFEDAFNFKAIGSGIAGSCLMYGIKRGLYSNEAGVGSAPNAAAAAQTSHPVKQGLIQMLSVYIDTILICSATAFMCLMSGVPATKEAAGAQYVQASMSAVFGEFGPVFVTAIMVLFAFTTLLGNLFYVDNALAYINGKKMPGEKFMSFFRVICALVILFGAVLPMSTAWAVADITMAFMTLINIPVIVVAGGIAMKALADYEKQRRAGKNPVFHAADIGLDPEKLDYWK, from the coding sequence ATGCAGGAACTTATCAATTTCCTCGACCAACTTGACAGCTTCCTCTACTACCCGGTACTTGTTGTCGTGCTGACCGTTGCGGGAGTGTATTTCTCCTTCCGCACAAAGTTCGCGCAGATACGGCTGTGCTTCGAGAGTGTCAGAATCACGGGCGAGCGTCCGTCCGACACAAACGCTATCTCGTCGTTCGGTGCGCTGATGGTCTCGACGGCCTCGCGTGTCGGGACGGGCAACATTATCGGTGTCTCGACGGCAATATGTCTGGGAGGGCCGGGAGCGGTGTTCTGGATGTGGGTGCTGGCGATACTCGGAGGAGCTAGCGCACTCATCGAGAGCACCTTAGCGCAGATCTACAAGCACAAGGACGAGAAGACCGGCCACAGCTACGGAGGCCCGGCGTACTACATCGAGGCGTTGATTCACAGCAGGTTCGTCGCTGTACTGTTCTCCGTGTTCCTCATTGCGACGTATGCCTTCGGGTTCAACGCTCTTGCGTCGTACAACCTGCAGTCAACGTTCTCTGTCTACAGCTTCTACAACCCTGAGACCACGCCGTTAATCATCGGCTTCGTGATCGCGCTTGCCGTCGGCTGGTGCTTGTTCGGCGGGGCGAAGAGGATAGCCGATGTCAGCGGCGTAATCGTGCCGTTCATGGGAGTGGTGTACGTCCTCACGTCGATAGCGATAATCTTCATGCACGTTGAGGCTCTGCCTGCCGTCCTGAAGGTAATCTTTGAGGACGCGTTCAACTTCAAGGCAATCGGGAGCGGCATAGCAGGTTCATGCTTGATGTACGGCATCAAGCGCGGGCTGTACTCGAATGAAGCCGGTGTAGGTTCAGCACCCAACGCCGCCGCCGCCGCGCAGACTTCTCACCCCGTGAAGCAGGGGCTCATTCAGATGCTCTCGGTGTACATCGACACGATACTAATCTGTTCCGCAACAGCCTTCATGTGCCTGATGTCCGGCGTTCCCGCAACGAAGGAAGCTGCAGGAGCTCAGTACGTGCAGGCCTCAATGAGTGCGGTATTCGGTGAGTTCGGGCCTGTGTTCGTAACGGCGATAATGGTTCTGTTCGCGTTCACGACACTGCTGGGAAATCTCTTCTACGTCGACAATGCTTTAGCCTACATCAACGGCAAGAAGATGCCCGGCGAAAAATTCATGTCGTTCTTCAGGGTAATCTGCGCGCTGGTGATTCTGTTCGGAGCAGTACTGCCGATGTCGACTGCGTGGGCAGTTGCTGACATAACGATGGCATTCATGACGCTCATCAATATTCCCGTGATTGTTGTTGCGGGGGGAATTGCGATGAAGGCACTCGCTGACTATGAGAAGCAGAGGCGCGCGGGGAAGAATCCTGTGTTCCATGCGGCGGATATTGGGCTTGACCCAGAGAAGCTGGATTACTGGAAATGA
- a CDS encoding ribokinase: protein MSTIAVVGSLNIDLIMRAPRCPGKSETVIGGPFGITGGGKGSNQALAVSRLNAKSYMIGCVGNDDFGKRLRNVLTENNVDCTHLHTRSQASTGTAVITVTDDGESAIVISQGANAFLTESDILEAKQVFTSSDAALFQMESPAETVTAGLKMARRYGCRTFLSAEPPFSLPSEAWQDIECMILNERALSFYADTTSRGSISDMARDILNRGVRELVVTRSARGGMVFTKTGDNFAFDAFNIRSVDNTGARDAFCAGLCVGLSEGMPMRRAARFGAACGALACTKIGAHPSLPWRHQVGALLGEAGDDEYEL, encoded by the coding sequence ATGTCAACTATAGCTGTGGTAGGTTCGCTGAATATCGATCTGATTATGAGAGCTCCGCGCTGTCCCGGCAAGAGCGAGACAGTTATAGGCGGGCCATTCGGGATAACAGGAGGCGGCAAGGGCTCGAATCAGGCTCTGGCAGTCTCCCGCCTGAACGCAAAATCTTACATGATAGGCTGTGTAGGGAATGACGATTTCGGAAAACGACTCCGCAACGTCCTCACAGAAAACAACGTGGACTGTACACACCTTCATACCAGAAGCCAGGCTTCAACAGGCACGGCAGTCATAACAGTAACGGATGACGGCGAAAGTGCAATAGTTATCTCTCAGGGAGCAAATGCATTTCTCACAGAAAGCGACATTCTCGAGGCAAAACAGGTCTTCACGTCGAGCGACGCGGCACTGTTCCAGATGGAGAGCCCGGCAGAGACAGTTACAGCAGGCCTGAAGATGGCACGGCGGTACGGATGCCGAACGTTCCTCTCAGCTGAACCTCCGTTCTCCCTCCCGTCAGAAGCATGGCAGGACATCGAGTGCATGATTCTCAATGAACGTGCACTCAGTTTTTATGCCGATACTACATCCAGAGGATCGATCAGCGACATGGCGCGGGACATCCTCAATCGCGGAGTACGCGAGCTCGTCGTAACGAGAAGTGCGCGCGGAGGAATGGTCTTCACGAAGACAGGGGACAATTTCGCGTTCGACGCGTTCAACATCCGTTCTGTCGACAACACAGGTGCGAGGGATGCGTTCTGCGCCGGACTGTGCGTCGGCCTCAGCGAAGGAATGCCCATGCGCCGGGCAGCAAGGTTCGGTGCGGCGTGCGGTGCTCTGGCGTGTACAAAGATAGGTGCGCATCCGTCCCTCCCGTGGCGGCATCAGGTAGGTGCTCTTCTGGGAGAAGCAGGCGATGATGAATATGAGCTCTAA